Proteins from one Bacteroides mediterraneensis genomic window:
- a CDS encoding conjugal transfer protein TraO, whose protein sequence is MKGKAVFLAMLLSVLLAGRAEAQRCLPKMRGIEMKAGMIGADGYWLGAALSSYARGGNKWVYGAEYQQTNHPYRSVNVPVAQFTAEGGFYYNFLSDVKKTVFFYAGASALAGYETVNWGERTLYDGARLNNRDGFVYGCAATLDMELYLADFIALTASVRERFLWGGSTGVCRTEYGIGIKFIIN, encoded by the coding sequence ATGAAAGGCAAGGCGGTGTTTTTAGCAATGCTTCTGTCCGTCCTTCTTGCAGGACGGGCGGAAGCCCAGCGATGCCTGCCGAAGATGCGGGGCATTGAGATGAAAGCCGGAATGATCGGGGCGGACGGCTACTGGCTGGGAGCCGCACTGTCGAGCTATGCAAGGGGCGGCAACAAATGGGTGTACGGGGCGGAATACCAGCAGACCAATCATCCGTACAGGAGCGTGAATGTTCCCGTGGCACAGTTCACGGCGGAGGGCGGTTTCTACTACAACTTCCTGTCGGATGTGAAAAAGACGGTGTTCTTCTACGCGGGGGCGTCAGCCCTTGCCGGATACGAGACGGTAAACTGGGGAGAAAGGACGCTGTATGACGGAGCAAGGCTGAACAACAGGGACGGCTTCGTCTATGGCTGCGCCGCCACACTGGACATGGAGCTGTATCTTGCGGACTTCATCGCACTGACGGCTTCGGTAAGGGAGCGTTTCCTATGGGGCGGCAGTACGGGCGTGTGCCGCACGGAGTACGGGATAGGTATAAAGTTCATCATCAACTGA
- a CDS encoding DUF4116 domain-containing protein — protein sequence MKKEAIKKEWHVPEKYHAQVREKPETFYNVPHEYRSPQLCLEAVRGWGYNLGIVPEEMKTREMCREAFNASSDLDYGHCAIIGFMPFADVVLECLKDSAGGTDMTDLAVTVRPEVMDREIAGFLVGKDGHCLQYVPVHLQTEELALMAVRTSGNAALLHRSVREDIKTEKVYMAGMEEDCFQSFLHIPPDRRTPEICLVAEKLYPDVVRARPDSIPEAVRNGCNIYTLGNLLEKACGERFDAGTVKRVYEGKPLLVKQFTTPTGVMNDTVIRFSKENSRFQYDQPHKSRMIKRGMKP from the coding sequence ATGAAGAAGGAAGCGATAAAAAAGGAATGGCATGTACCGGAGAAGTACCATGCCCAGGTACGGGAAAAACCGGAGACCTTCTATAACGTTCCTCACGAATACCGCAGCCCGCAGCTCTGTCTGGAGGCGGTGCGCGGATGGGGATACAATCTGGGAATAGTGCCGGAAGAAATGAAGACACGCGAGATGTGCCGGGAAGCGTTCAACGCCAGTTCCGACCTCGATTACGGTCATTGCGCCATCATCGGCTTCATGCCTTTTGCGGACGTGGTACTCGAATGCCTGAAGGACTCCGCCGGAGGAACGGACATGACGGATCTTGCGGTGACTGTCCGCCCGGAAGTCATGGACAGGGAGATTGCCGGTTTTCTTGTCGGGAAGGACGGGCACTGCCTGCAGTATGTACCCGTGCACTTGCAGACGGAAGAGCTTGCGCTGATGGCAGTCAGGACATCGGGGAATGCGGCGCTGCTGCACCGCAGCGTACGTGAGGACATCAAAACGGAAAAGGTCTATATGGCAGGTATGGAAGAGGACTGTTTCCAGTCGTTCCTGCATATCCCGCCGGACAGACGCACGCCGGAAATATGCCTCGTGGCGGAAAAGCTGTATCCGGACGTGGTACGGGCAAGACCGGACTCCATACCGGAGGCGGTCAGGAACGGATGCAACATATATACGCTGGGGAATCTGCTGGAAAAGGCCTGCGGTGAGAGATTCGATGCAGGTACGGTAAAGCGGGTCTATGAAGGCAAGCCGCTGCTGGTGAAACAGTTCACCACACCGACAGGAGTGATGAATGATACGGTTATCCGCTTCTCGAAGGAGAACAGCCGGTTCCAGTATGACCAGCCTCATAAGAGCAGGATGATAAAACGGGGGATGAAGCCATGA
- a CDS encoding toprim domain-containing protein: MSTETEIDRMKRIPIEEFLARLGHSPVQRRTNALWYKAPYREERTASFKVNMERNLWYDYGLGKGGNIFALAGEFIHCEDFLSQVRYVAEVAGMPLPEKKVYNPCEVRRPVEPSFEDVELMPLQNRALLCYMQERGISSGVAIGGCREIHYTTHGKRYFAVAFGNGGGGYEIRNRFFKGCLPPKDVTLLAYGSASCNLYEGFMDYLSARVLGIGNGEDHLVLNSVSNLTKAYRHLDGYGKLQCHFDNDEAGRRTLEALRTRYGGKVTDCSGLYGGCKDLNDYLQKTLAERQAWRENEKKGKNNGIKL, from the coding sequence ATGAGTACGGAAACGGAAATAGACAGAATGAAGAGGATACCGATTGAGGAGTTCCTCGCACGGCTGGGCCATTCGCCAGTGCAGCGCAGGACAAACGCGCTGTGGTACAAGGCTCCGTACAGGGAGGAACGCACGGCGTCGTTCAAGGTGAACATGGAGCGAAACCTGTGGTATGACTACGGACTGGGCAAGGGCGGCAATATCTTCGCCCTTGCCGGGGAGTTCATCCATTGCGAGGATTTCCTCTCGCAGGTAAGGTATGTGGCGGAAGTGGCGGGTATGCCGCTGCCGGAAAAGAAGGTGTACAACCCATGCGAAGTGAGGCGGCCGGTAGAGCCGTCCTTTGAGGACGTGGAGCTGATGCCGCTCCAGAACCGGGCGCTGCTCTGCTACATGCAGGAAAGGGGCATATCGTCGGGGGTGGCCATCGGCGGATGCAGGGAGATACACTACACCACACACGGGAAGCGGTATTTTGCCGTGGCATTCGGTAACGGAGGGGGCGGCTATGAGATACGCAACCGCTTCTTCAAGGGATGCCTGCCGCCCAAGGATGTGACACTGCTGGCTTACGGTTCGGCAAGCTGCAACCTGTACGAGGGGTTCATGGACTATCTGTCGGCACGTGTGCTTGGAATTGGAAACGGTGAAGACCATCTCGTGCTGAACTCGGTGTCGAACCTGACGAAGGCATACAGGCATCTGGACGGTTACGGGAAACTACAATGTCACTTTGACAATGATGAAGCCGGACGGAGGACGCTGGAAGCCCTGCGTACACGGTACGGTGGAAAGGTGACGGACTGCTCCGGACTGTACGGCGGCTGCAAGGACCTGAACGACTATCTGCAAAAGACGCTTGCCGAAAGGCAGGCATGGCGGGAAAACGAAAAGAAAGGAAAAAACAACGGAATAAAATTATAA
- a CDS encoding DUF3872 domain-containing protein, with the protein MDMNRLKDGIREKVNTVKMLAVFCTGLLSICMTACDDGLDVTQAYPFTVETMPVPKELAKGETAEIRCELVREGEFDGAVYTIRYFQFDGEGTLKLDNGLVFQPNDRYLLENEKFRLYYTSECDESQSLTITVEDNFGNSFEWETDFNNDSDAEEAPSGNDMLNTVKGGVYQ; encoded by the coding sequence ATGGACATGAACAGACTTAAAGATGGAATAAGAGAAAAGGTAAATACAGTAAAAATGCTGGCAGTCTTCTGTACCGGACTGCTTTCTATCTGCATGACGGCCTGTGATGATGGGCTGGACGTGACGCAGGCTTATCCGTTTACGGTGGAAACGATGCCCGTACCGAAGGAGCTGGCAAAGGGTGAAACGGCTGAAATCCGCTGCGAACTGGTGCGTGAGGGCGAGTTTGACGGGGCGGTCTATACCATCCGATATTTCCAGTTTGACGGCGAAGGTACGCTGAAGCTCGACAACGGGCTGGTGTTCCAGCCTAACGACCGTTACCTGTTGGAGAACGAGAAGTTCCGCCTGTACTACACATCGGAGTGTGACGAGTCACAGAGCCTGACCATTACGGTGGAGGACAATTTCGGGAACTCTTTTGAATGGGAAACGGATTTCAACAACGATTCGGATGCGGAAGAGGCTCCGTCCGGGAACGATATGCTGAATACGGTGAAAGGAGGTGTCTATCAGTAA
- a CDS encoding lysozyme: MKRLFAPAVLAVAFSASLPAQNTGTVGTPASFKDEAKAGLAVELIKKYEGLHDRSDYPYYGYGHCKLPGEELSYDMTEAEAEKLLIRDLEKRYRLFSKYGKDALILTVLSYNVGHGTLLGYGKHPKSRLLKKLEAGDRDIYKEYISYCHYKGRKIRSIERRRKMEFLLLYEK; this comes from the coding sequence ATGAAAAGGCTGTTTGCCCCGGCGGTGCTGGCGGTTGCTTTTTCCGCCAGCCTGCCGGCGCAGAATACGGGTACGGTTGGGACACCCGCCTCGTTCAAAGATGAAGCGAAGGCTGGGTTAGCCGTCGAGCTGATTAAGAAATACGAGGGACTCCATGACCGTTCTGATTATCCGTACTACGGTTACGGACATTGTAAACTTCCGGGAGAGGAACTGTCCTATGATATGACGGAGGCGGAAGCGGAAAAACTGCTGATAAGGGATTTGGAGAAGCGTTACAGGTTGTTCAGCAAGTATGGGAAAGATGCCCTGATCCTGACCGTACTCAGCTACAATGTGGGTCACGGAACTCTGCTCGGATATGGGAAACACCCGAAAAGCCGTCTGCTGAAAAAGCTGGAAGCCGGTGACAGGGACATCTATAAGGAGTATATATCCTACTGCCACTACAAGGGGCGGAAAATCCGCTCGATAGAGCGGCGACGGAAGATGGAGTTTTTGCTGCTGTATGAGAAGTAA
- a CDS encoding TonB-dependent receptor domain-containing protein has translation MKLIKVFLLGLIGIILPVSLSAQTVSGKLIDENSQPLPYANVVLLSLPDSAFVNGTISGEDGSFTLEATSENQIVKISSIGYKTVCKPVSPANIGIVQLVSDAQMLGEVVVKANLPVTRMKNDALETNVQGTVLSKAGTAEDVLAHIPGLQKKTDGFEVLGKGSPLIYINGRKLRDIAELDQLTSEDIKSVEVVRNPGARYDATVGAVVRIRTVKRQGDGFGVSLRSSYDQSQNSDFVEQADVNYRHNGLDVFAMVRFDKTTALQNDILEQTAFTDTLWTQKNYQHSNTDSRNIDGRIGFNYDFNEYHSIGLRYDLSNVLHTDMHSAFDSEIWADGLPYDILHSSIVANAKSQPEHQLNIYYAGQIGKGELTWDADYYGNTYTQYTLNTENSQDHEDRTVTSDNRVDNQLAATKASYTHPLWGGSFSVGGEYTYTNRHDDYVNQEGYVPTTYTRIREQNLAGYAQYSYPLPFGQANIGLRYEHVDFDYFENGTFVPGQSRVYDNVFPNASVNGQLGKVQFQVSYAAKTQRPNYSQLRNNITYANRFTWQTGNPLLKPSITHDVTAVGVWRFLQAMVSYKMVQDYILYWGTQVENQSATTLINYVNHDRLPSLTVMLAASPTIGIWNLNASAIMMKQWFSLDAAGQKRTYNNPLFIGSLNNTFTLPAGFLLTADFSYQSCGQVQNITLKRPQYTLNIGLRKSFLNDALSIEARANDLLLGCKQEALLYMESSQMKDLSWSDTRSFSLTVRYKFNAAKSKYKGTGAGQDAINRM, from the coding sequence ATGAAATTAATTAAAGTATTCTTATTAGGACTTATTGGTATCATACTACCTGTAAGTTTGTCCGCACAGACCGTTAGCGGAAAATTGATTGACGAGAACAGCCAGCCTTTGCCTTACGCCAATGTGGTGCTGCTGTCATTGCCGGATTCGGCATTTGTTAACGGAACTATCAGCGGTGAAGACGGATCTTTTACACTGGAGGCAACATCGGAAAATCAGATAGTGAAAATATCCTCTATAGGATATAAGACTGTATGTAAGCCGGTATCTCCGGCCAATATCGGTATCGTACAGCTCGTTTCGGATGCACAGATGCTTGGTGAGGTGGTTGTAAAAGCCAATCTTCCTGTGACACGCATGAAGAATGATGCCTTGGAAACCAACGTTCAGGGTACAGTTCTCTCGAAAGCCGGTACTGCCGAAGATGTATTGGCTCATATACCCGGTTTACAAAAAAAGACTGATGGGTTTGAAGTGTTGGGCAAGGGTTCACCGCTTATCTATATTAACGGTAGAAAATTACGTGATATCGCTGAACTGGACCAACTGACATCGGAGGACATTAAAAGTGTAGAAGTGGTTCGCAATCCCGGTGCCCGTTATGATGCAACTGTAGGGGCAGTTGTCCGTATCCGTACTGTCAAACGACAAGGAGATGGATTTGGAGTGAGTTTGCGCAGTTCCTATGATCAGTCCCAGAATTCAGATTTTGTAGAGCAAGCCGATGTAAACTATCGGCATAACGGCCTTGATGTTTTCGCTATGGTCCGTTTTGATAAGACAACCGCCTTGCAAAACGATATTCTGGAGCAAACAGCCTTTACCGATACCCTATGGACACAAAAGAATTATCAGCACTCTAATACCGATTCTCGCAATATAGACGGGCGCATCGGATTCAATTATGATTTTAATGAATATCATTCCATCGGTCTGCGCTATGATTTGAGCAACGTCCTGCACACAGATATGCATTCAGCCTTCGATAGCGAAATCTGGGCAGATGGATTGCCCTACGATATCTTGCATAGTTCCATCGTTGCCAATGCAAAATCACAACCGGAACATCAGCTTAATATTTACTATGCAGGACAAATAGGTAAAGGAGAACTTACCTGGGATGCCGACTATTACGGCAATACTTACACGCAGTATACTCTTAATACGGAGAATAGCCAGGACCATGAAGACCGTACCGTCACTTCCGACAACAGAGTGGATAATCAGCTAGCTGCTACCAAAGCTTCATACACGCATCCTTTGTGGGGAGGAAGTTTCTCGGTGGGAGGAGAATATACCTATACCAACCGGCATGATGATTATGTAAATCAGGAAGGATATGTACCTACAACTTATACCCGCATTCGCGAACAGAATCTTGCCGGATATGCACAGTACAGCTATCCTTTACCATTCGGTCAGGCAAACATCGGCTTGCGATATGAGCATGTAGATTTTGATTATTTTGAAAATGGTACATTTGTACCCGGACAAAGTCGTGTCTATGATAATGTCTTTCCTAATGCATCTGTGAACGGGCAGTTGGGCAAAGTACAATTCCAAGTCAGCTATGCAGCAAAAACACAGCGGCCTAACTACAGCCAGTTAAGAAATAATATCACTTATGCCAATCGGTTTACATGGCAAACGGGAAATCCACTTCTGAAACCAAGTATCACCCACGATGTAACCGCTGTTGGTGTCTGGCGGTTCTTGCAGGCAATGGTCAGCTACAAAATGGTTCAAGACTATATTCTTTATTGGGGAACACAGGTAGAAAATCAGTCGGCTACTACTTTGATTAACTATGTCAATCACGACCGTTTACCGAGTCTGACAGTAATGCTGGCAGCTTCGCCTACTATTGGTATATGGAATCTTAATGCCAGCGCAATTATGATGAAGCAGTGGTTTTCGTTGGATGCTGCCGGTCAAAAAAGGACTTATAACAATCCGCTCTTTATAGGTTCATTAAACAATACTTTTACTCTCCCTGCCGGATTCTTGTTGACAGCCGACTTCAGTTATCAAAGTTGTGGGCAGGTCCAGAATATCACTCTTAAACGTCCACAATATACACTCAATATAGGCTTGCGTAAATCCTTCTTGAACGATGCGCTCAGTATTGAAGCACGTGCCAATGATTTGTTGTTAGGTTGTAAGCAGGAAGCACTTCTTTATATGGAGAGTTCACAGATGAAAGATTTGTCTTGGAGTGATACACGATCATTCAGCCTTACTGTCCGCTACAAGTTTAATGCAGCCAAAAGCAAGTATAAAGGTACAGGAGCAGGACAGGATGCGATAAACCGTATGTAA
- a CDS encoding helix-turn-helix transcriptional regulator translates to MQKDIKSFFHPVNPQMNIPDCEYDRTGLCIAMAKALARNTNHSLYIIDYNRKNFLYVSSNPLFLCGHSPEDVQQKGYAFYFDVVPSDEINRLMEINEAGFRFYYDQPIEKRLDLSIEYNFHIRTSEKHSHLIHHKLTPALLSDNGDIWLALCTVSLSPEKTIGDVVISDHTGTDRYVYSFEGRRWRKQPELILSDREKEILQLSVKGLSNTEIGETLFIDANTVKFHKKKLFEKLHAENITEAVGIAANLRLI, encoded by the coding sequence ATGCAAAAGGATATAAAAAGCTTTTTTCATCCCGTCAATCCACAAATGAACATTCCCGACTGCGAATATGACAGGACCGGACTCTGTATTGCTATGGCTAAGGCTCTGGCACGCAATACAAATCACAGTCTGTATATCATAGACTATAACCGCAAGAACTTCCTTTACGTATCGTCCAACCCGCTTTTCCTCTGCGGTCATTCACCGGAAGATGTGCAACAGAAAGGTTATGCCTTTTATTTTGATGTCGTTCCGTCTGACGAGATAAACCGTCTTATGGAAATCAACGAAGCCGGATTCCGGTTTTACTATGACCAACCTATAGAAAAAAGACTGGACTTGTCCATCGAATATAACTTTCATATCCGTACATCAGAAAAGCACTCGCACCTTATCCACCACAAACTGACACCTGCCTTGCTGAGTGACAATGGGGATATATGGCTGGCTCTATGTACAGTTTCACTGTCACCGGAGAAAACTATCGGAGATGTAGTTATTTCAGACCATACAGGTACTGACCGGTATGTTTATTCGTTCGAGGGCAGAAGATGGAGAAAACAGCCGGAACTGATTCTTTCCGACCGTGAAAAAGAGATTCTCCAGCTCTCCGTCAAAGGCCTGTCGAACACGGAAATTGGAGAAACTCTCTTTATTGATGCCAATACCGTCAAGTTTCACAAAAAGAAACTATTCGAGAAACTACACGCAGAAAACATCACTGAGGCCGTGGGCATTGCAGCCAATCTGAGGCTGATTTAG
- a CDS encoding DUF3873 domain-containing protein, giving the protein MTTRMTINGVSTCQTAGTEKYEKYQTTIRRKRTTLFQYDYRHTDGELFSCVRPTLEECRHLRDEWIKGKEDRL; this is encoded by the coding sequence ATGACAACAAGAATGACCATCAACGGAGTGAGTACCTGCCAGACGGCAGGTACTGAAAAGTACGAAAAGTACCAAACGACTATCAGACGGAAAAGAACAACCCTTTTCCAGTATGACTACCGACACACGGACGGAGAACTTTTCTCTTGCGTGAGACCGACATTGGAGGAGTGCAGACACCTGCGTGATGAATGGATAAAAGGAAAGGAGGACAGATTATGA
- a CDS encoding PcfJ domain-containing protein, giving the protein MKPRTRIQKEVVRLSSGLPELTDKQKAYAFEHCFKHHAYRTKGGTITCSECGYRWKGGHTLAETICGCSCPHCGKELEILDTRKRVFRDSAYYEIITTRKGYQVLRYFMVVATYKVGQKAEYSIREVVQWWIAPNGKTEVIARLRAMHTMYYDLWTEWSDMDLRSNKMLKAYNIDAYKTYPAMHIIPELRRNGFKGAFHELTPYEFFTAILTDSKKETLLKAGQTEMFRYAVISNINLHEYWNSIKICIRNGYHIADASMWCDLVRLLRHFGKDTHCQKYVCPTDLKKAHDRLVRKREEQIERERAEQRREQLVKDEKNYLKSKGKFFGLVFTDNLILVKVIESVAEMQLEGKLMHHCVGSYHKRTDSLILSATIDGKRIETVEVSLTTFKVVQSRGVCNSNTEYHDRIISLVESNAELIRKRMRA; this is encoded by the coding sequence ATGAAACCGAGAACACGCATACAGAAAGAGGTAGTCCGTTTGTCAAGCGGACTGCCCGAACTGACAGACAAGCAGAAAGCATACGCTTTTGAACATTGCTTCAAGCATCATGCCTACCGCACAAAAGGCGGAACTATCACTTGTTCGGAATGTGGATACCGCTGGAAAGGCGGACACACTCTTGCGGAAACTATATGTGGCTGTAGCTGTCCCCATTGCGGAAAGGAACTTGAAATACTTGATACCCGAAAGAGAGTTTTCAGGGACAGCGCATATTATGAAATCATTACGACCCGAAAAGGATATCAAGTGTTGCGCTACTTTATGGTAGTAGCAACATACAAGGTGGGACAGAAGGCAGAGTATTCCATTCGGGAGGTGGTGCAATGGTGGATTGCCCCAAACGGAAAGACCGAAGTTATTGCCCGACTGAGAGCCATGCACACGATGTACTATGACCTTTGGACTGAATGGAGCGATATGGATTTGCGCAGCAACAAGATGCTGAAAGCATACAACATAGACGCATACAAGACTTATCCGGCAATGCACATCATTCCCGAATTAAGACGAAACGGCTTCAAGGGAGCATTCCACGAACTGACCCCATACGAATTTTTTACCGCCATTCTGACGGACAGCAAAAAGGAAACATTGCTTAAAGCGGGACAGACAGAAATGTTCAGATATGCCGTCATATCAAATATCAATTTACATGAATATTGGAACTCCATAAAAATCTGTATCCGAAACGGCTATCATATTGCAGATGCCTCCATGTGGTGTGACCTTGTAAGACTGCTCCGACATTTCGGGAAAGACACCCACTGCCAAAAATATGTTTGTCCGACAGACTTGAAAAAGGCACATGACCGACTTGTCAGAAAACGCGAAGAACAGATTGAAAGGGAAAGAGCGGAGCAACGCAGGGAGCAGTTGGTCAAGGACGAAAAGAATTATCTGAAGTCCAAAGGTAAGTTCTTCGGACTTGTGTTTACCGACAACCTTATTCTTGTAAAGGTCATTGAGAGTGTGGCGGAAATGCAACTTGAAGGAAAACTGATGCACCATTGTGTGGGAAGCTATCACAAGAGGACAGACTCCCTTATCCTATCCGCAACCATTGACGGCAAACGCATTGAAACGGTGGAGGTTTCACTGACAACATTCAAGGTGGTACAGAGCAGAGGTGTATGCAATTCCAATACCGAATACCACGACCGCATCATCAGCCTTGTAGAGAGCAATGCCGAACTTATCCGCAAGCGGATGAGGGCTTGA
- a CDS encoding PcfK-like family protein, whose translation MKGTDHFKRTIQMFLEQRAAEDELFAKSYRNPAKNIDDCVTYILNYVQKSGCNGFSDGEIYGQAIHYYDENEIEIGKPIQCRVVVNHVVELTEEEKQEARRKAVAQYQQMELQKLQNRNKPTAKKETQVQPSLFDF comes from the coding sequence ATGAAAGGAACAGACCATTTCAAACGAACCATACAGATGTTTTTGGAGCAGAGAGCAGCGGAAGATGAACTATTCGCCAAAAGCTACCGCAACCCAGCCAAGAACATAGACGATTGTGTCACATACATTCTGAACTATGTGCAGAAAAGCGGTTGCAACGGCTTTTCAGACGGAGAGATTTACGGACAAGCCATTCACTATTACGATGAAAACGAGATTGAAATAGGCAAGCCGATACAATGTCGGGTAGTTGTAAACCATGTGGTGGAACTGACAGAAGAGGAAAAGCAGGAAGCAAGGAGAAAGGCGGTTGCCCAATATCAGCAGATGGAACTCCAAAAGCTACAGAACCGCAACAAGCCAACAGCGAAAAAAGAAACACAAGTCCAACCCTCATTATTTGATTTTTGA
- a CDS encoding MBL fold metallo-hydrolase — MRHIEMLKALHGDAFILYCRKGNNNGIVVVDGGPVQDSFKIVNRLEELGTIDLMVLTHYDDDHIGGILAYVKKHRNDKPFPIKEMWVNCAYQVPFNVSPNISMGQAKKLADELTRINSNLQDSGYPIIKWEKPVIAGEKRSFPFADFHILSPTKYIKELNDINYSKEIANISKKKNRQQEAIKTSLLDLSQNRKTNPSENNKQEVINWSSIAFITICDDYSVLMLGDSYPCTIIDSLKQEGYNSNDCRLIVDYVKVSHHGSCKNINNEMLDMIECNKFILSTNGGAGRSCHPDRESIANIVCHEKRNKLIPVEFYFNYKKDKIEKRGYKFINEGEDNEYSFVIYDDIQILP; from the coding sequence ATGCGACATATAGAAATGCTGAAAGCACTTCATGGGGATGCCTTTATTTTATATTGTAGAAAAGGAAACAATAATGGCATTGTAGTAGTTGATGGAGGTCCTGTTCAAGACTCATTTAAAATAGTAAATAGGCTTGAAGAGTTGGGAACCATTGACCTCATGGTTTTGACACATTATGATGATGACCATATTGGAGGTATATTAGCTTATGTTAAAAAACATCGAAATGATAAACCTTTTCCGATAAAAGAAATGTGGGTAAATTGTGCTTACCAAGTACCATTTAATGTTTCGCCTAATATATCAATGGGACAAGCAAAAAAATTAGCAGATGAATTAACTCGTATTAATTCTAATCTTCAGGATTCTGGATACCCTATTATAAAATGGGAAAAACCTGTGATAGCTGGCGAAAAAAGATCTTTTCCATTTGCAGATTTTCATATACTATCTCCAACTAAATACATAAAAGAATTAAATGACATTAATTATTCGAAAGAAATTGCGAATATCTCTAAAAAAAAGAATCGGCAGCAAGAAGCTATAAAAACATCATTATTGGATTTATCGCAGAATCGTAAAACAAACCCCAGCGAGAATAATAAGCAAGAAGTGATTAATTGGTCCTCTATTGCATTTATTACAATCTGTGATGATTATAGTGTATTAATGTTAGGTGATAGTTATCCTTGTACTATTATTGATTCTCTGAAGCAAGAAGGCTATAATAGTAATGATTGTCGTTTGATAGTGGACTATGTTAAGGTTTCACATCATGGTAGTTGCAAGAATATAAATAATGAAATGTTGGATATGATAGAGTGTAATAAGTTTATATTGTCTACCAATGGAGGAGCAGGTCGTTCATGTCATCCAGACAGAGAGTCTATTGCCAATATTGTTTGCCATGAGAAACGGAATAAATTAATACCTGTGGAATTTTATTTTAATTACAAAAAGGATAAAATAGAAAAAAGAGGTTATAAGTTTATTAACGAAGGAGAAGATAATGAATATTCTTTTGTCATCTATGATGATATACAAATATTACCTTAA
- a CDS encoding serine protease: MSLIEQVCCVSVKILCENKDKTDSSLGTGTIISDGDSYYVMTAGHCIKNSHDIVFDIDDIKIISYAKNTPQELSLLEIVKPDLTEENDFALLRIEKPNIDFDFFNNIKRCDDILDEENYFFYGFNDKADTGRKYELQRNGKARWHLINDIIVNQPLTAEDIMGGNSGAGVFFRKLDIYYYVGYVKRLFDEDGNQNDIIIYPASRFDDILAPVTKEVNFFNLVDKWTELENKEIDEELKKIYQKENVLYLNNLKRKMDVLFSHPEEAQDNYNSYLDHYFRGLSLNSEINKTPYIAEKLRNKDLKVFKNCQELRSKYFSADKDARDDLKEIRNQIIKAASDILYTDDKEQTLSKVYANYSIAEKLLICSLDYKDTL, encoded by the coding sequence ATGTCACTTATAGAACAAGTTTGCTGTGTTTCTGTTAAGATTTTATGTGAAAATAAAGATAAAACAGATAGCTCTTTAGGTACTGGAACTATTATTTCAGATGGGGACTCCTATTATGTAATGACTGCTGGTCATTGTATAAAAAATAGCCATGATATTGTGTTTGATATTGATGATATAAAAATTATATCATACGCAAAAAATACGCCACAAGAATTATCGTTACTTGAGATTGTTAAACCTGATTTAACTGAAGAAAATGATTTTGCTCTGCTTCGTATTGAAAAGCCAAATATAGATTTTGATTTTTTCAATAATATAAAACGATGTGATGATATACTTGATGAAGAAAATTATTTTTTTTATGGATTCAATGATAAAGCAGATACAGGTCGTAAATACGAATTACAGCGTAATGGTAAAGCAAGATGGCATCTTATTAATGATATTATAGTTAACCAACCATTAACAGCTGAGGATATAATGGGGGGAAATTCTGGTGCAGGTGTCTTTTTTAGGAAATTAGATATATATTACTATGTCGGATATGTAAAACGCTTATTTGATGAAGATGGAAACCAAAATGATATTATTATTTACCCTGCATCACGATTTGATGATATTCTAGCACCTGTTACTAAAGAGGTAAATTTTTTTAATTTAGTTGATAAGTGGACTGAGTTGGAAAATAAGGAGATAGACGAAGAGTTGAAAAAAATATATCAAAAAGAGAATGTGCTTTATCTGAATAATCTAAAAAGAAAAATGGATGTGTTATTTTCGCATCCTGAAGAAGCTCAAGATAATTACAACTCTTATCTTGATCATTATTTTCGTGGTCTTAGCTTAAATTCGGAAATTAATAAAACACCTTATATTGCAGAAAAGTTAAGGAATAAAGATTTGAAAGTGTTTAAAAATTGCCAAGAACTTAGGAGTAAATATTTTTCGGCAGATAAAGATGCAAGAGATGATTTAAAAGAAATTAGGAACCAGATAATTAAAGCTGCATCTGATATACTTTACACAGATGACAAAGAGCAAACGCTATCTAAAGTATATGCTAATTACAGCATTGCTGAAAAATTATTAATATGTTCACTTGATTACAAAGATACTCTATGA